In Mytilus trossulus isolate FHL-02 chromosome 10, PNRI_Mtr1.1.1.hap1, whole genome shotgun sequence, the DNA window GGCActaaatgttttgaatgtaGATCTTTTTATAGCTGATTTCAAACAGCGTGTTACTGATAGGTTTATATCTGAAGCAATGTCATTTTTTGACGAGTCTTCTAAATGTCAGttttacaaatacatatatGACAGTCATGGTTTGCAGTTTTGTCTTAGTAGACCTGttaattttagatataaaccATTAATAAGCAAGTATCGTATACATGCACATAATTTGAACATTGAAACTGGAAggttttttaatataaacagaaaCGATAGAATATGTAATGTTTGCAACTGTGATTCTGttgaagatgaatatcattttattttggaatGTATTGGATACGAAGACATTCGTATGAAGTATATCAAACCTTATTATTGGAGAAATCCATCAGTATTTAAACAATTGTTATCTGTTCGAAATATAAAAGAACTTACTAATTTTGGGAAGTATTTATGTATTGCCGAAAAAATCGTAATCGTTGAATGTGTATATCATACTTTGATTAACTTGAAGATTGTTAAATAGTGCTAATTAATATCATGCtcctaattttgttttttattgtattaattgcatataaatgaattacctgattgtaatatttttggccctatatttaatgtaatattTATTGTACTTGATACCTAGAAGCTGTATTGCTTTTggaataaaaagaatatataaagttaaaaatcaATCGAGTAAAaccattttatttcaaatgatttccaatgaaaattaaataattcgTCATAGTTGTCACTTCAGACTCTCTGTCTGTCTTCTAAAATACAAATGCAATATGTTCAGATTTGAATGGTAAAAACATTTCCCAAAACAAAAGCTTTCGGAAGAATAGGTATACAAATTCagtaaaatgaaagtattttaataaattctgttttcaaaataacGATTCAATTCTGGTTATTGTGATTATCTCGTCATTGGATCACAGCGTTGGTTGGTTGAATGGTTGattgttatataattttcattgatcacatcatttaaagataaaacaaatgtggAATGAATTATCTATTTAAGACCAATCGTAATTTTAATTTATGCCATGGGTTATCTGAAGACTGTGGGTCATCTGACCATTCTATCAGACAAACTCTATGCCAGATTGATGAAAACTCCGCAGGTACCTCTTGTACAGCAGTTCCAAGATTTAACACTGTTATTTGAACATGTTTGCATGCCATTTCATACTTTGCTCTCTCTATTTCGTATTGAGTCCATTCTCTGTCGAGTAACCCTGGAGTCAACACGAATATTACTTGTCGACATGACCCAATTGCTTCAGCGATGGATTCTATATAAGATTTTCCAGCAAGCAGATCACGATCTTCGATGCACAATTTAAGTCCCCATCGTCTTTCTATTTTATGCACCAAATCATACTTAACCCAGTCTTTGGCATCCTCAGAATAAGCAACGTATGCATCAtaagtaaattttaaattcatttttgattCGATGACAGTTTTAAATGTACGATAGATGTAGTATGCTATGCGCCACCGGAAGTTGAAGATTACAGCGAATATAAAAGCAATTACAGTAAATGTTACGAGTAAAGATATACCAAAACGTAACCATATTCCCGCATTACAGTCAGAATATAAATCGTGGTACTGGTCGTATACCTCAGAAGTGCCTTTTACTTCGCCATTTGATAATCTGCATGAATAGTTTTTGTTTGAGATATTCTGATCATCAGGGTCTAAGTGTACCTTAGTGTTAAATAACCAACTGATAAACTGTCTATTTTCACACGTACATGAAAACACGTTTCCAGCTAACAAAAGAATAATGTCTTGTTTTTCAGATAAAGAATCTAACCAATCAGAGATGGTTTTACTAATACTCACAAGATTATTATTCTGCAAGTTTAATTTTCTCAACTGTTTTATTTCCAATATGGCGACTGGAACTTCGTGCAATACGTTATTTGATAAGTCTAGTTCcgataattttgtattttcgaCAAAAGCATCCTGAGGTAATGTCCACAAACTATTATaagatatatcgagaatttgTACTGATGGTATCAGTGTAAAAAGATATTTACTGATTGCCTGACTTTTTCCAAGTTCCACATGTCTGAAAAATGCCTCCTCAACATTGTTAAATGGTGGTACATActtcttatttaaatacaaagatgCATCTATTCCAGACATATTAAGCGATTTCAAATTATTCTCTCCTTCTATTTTTAGATCTGGGAATTTCTGAAACTGATAATATGACATGTCAAGTTTTTCTAATGACGACGCATTTCTCACCGTAAAACCATCGCCACAGCTTTGTCTAACGAAATGTGAAAatctcaatatttttaatttcggAGGAAGGGAGATAATTGTTCTACCAGGTCCATTGATAAATCCTTCACTGAAACAACCAGTGGCCTCGTAATCGAATGATGTGTTACCATTAGGTATGCGCAAGTACGTCTCATTGCTAAATCTTATTGGGTTATACGAAAAATCAAACAgaactatattttttaaattatgaataagAGTAagaatttctttcatttttcgcCCAATATGAAATGTGAACCTGTTCGCGGATAGtactatattttcaaaacatgctGGGTGGTCATACGAAAGTAATGAATTCTCACGAAAATCAACAATGCCATTATCAGCTAGATTCAATGTCTTAACACAAATAGTCCTCAGATATTTCATCATTTCACTTGTAATAACAAGTGTGTAAGGATATATGTCATTATCTAGAAGTTCATAGCTTACTCGTTGAAAGTTTATGACATCCATGTTGGTATTTTGAAAAGAGTGCAATAAATCTAATGCTCGTATTAAATGAATATGTGTATCCGCTAAATTAAGAacctttaaatgtttaaaatattgaagAGAACCATAATGTACCTCCTGTCTAAGTATAAAATGGCATCTCATTAAGTGTAGTTCTCGTACCTTCATAGTGAAATGTTTGAACAAGTCCTTTGGCATTGCAGCTAACAAACAATAATCAAATCCCAACACTTCTAACTTTACTAGACTTTCAAATTCTGGTCCAAAAACGGGGTACGGAACAAGGTCCATATATAGAATTGTTAAATTGGATAGTAAAGAAAACGCAGCTCCTGGGTATGTATAATTAGTCCGAATTAGTTTTGCGTCTTTCATATTCCGACGAATGTCCAGCTTGTAGAGGTTACttgaaaacataaacatttcTGGATGTACTTGGTTTGATATGTTTCTTATAACATTTCCCGAAATATCCAATACTGTTAGCTTAGTTAATGGATAAAAGACTTCCTTTTCAATACGATTTATATTGTTCTTACTAACAAGCAATTCTTTCAGATTCGAAAATTGTACAAATGAATTGTTTTCCAAGACGGTTAGTAAATTTTCACTCAAATCCAATACATCAATGTCTTCCGGTATATTTGTTGGTATTGTCATTAGTTGCAGATAACGACAGTCAGCTCTCTTATATCCTTCACTATAAACTATTTTACATGGCTTGGCTAACACTTTaacgaataataaaaatacagcgcaaaatatataaatcagttTCATTTTCGTGTGTTTCTCTTGTTTCTATTAAAGTATTTCATTCATGTAATTACAAATGATGCGCATATTATATTGGAGTGCTTCCTTGTTACAgttcttttaatacattttttaaaattcatcacAATTCATTTTAACGCTTTTAGAAAGTATAGAACTTGAGTATAAATAACAATGACACGGAAATATaagttataaacaaaacataaataccCATACTTTAAAGGACGACGCTTTTATTATTTCCTCActgattttgtaaattttgcaaATCTTTAACATACATCTAAATACAATTATCTAGATTTCGTTCTGTCAGTACATAACTTGTATATAAAGATAGAAGTTCACAATGGAACTGGCCATGCTTAGGAGATTTGAATTagtgaatattttattatatactttctCTATTtgttgtgctattttcacatttcctgaccggtgcgataaaatatttctcctcactagtgaacaatctgttctcggcaaatgattagtcgaaattgattatgacgtcaaaatgttatgttttcttctcaattttcctattgtgacgtcatgaaaaaaagGCGATCTTGTCTCCTGACGTCGCATAGAAAgagcacaattttctgaaaatctttgaaaaagaacgataaaaagctttagagaaacagattccgacactataactcgtgtattacgatatttctccactctcgacaattaaattttattatttaaagggctcggcaagcctcgcgctttaaataattataatataactaatcgccgtatttgaatatcacaaaataagacaacgcgtgaccgaacgacgcatggattaaacgagtgcgcagcacgagtttaatccatagcggcgttcggtcacaagttgtcttatttttgatattcaaatacaacgattagttatactttttattacattgtcaaattgcttttttttataaaattaatgtagaaaaatgTAATTAAGGAACTATATGTTTTCCTACGCATGTTTCGTTTCGACGTTATtgacgtcttgacaacgcctattgttgttTGACGTCatagagtgaaataaccacgtttatttcacatgtgaaattatcggtttttatctaactgggaaatcaatgtaattcattgaaaccaatgtaataataaaatttaactgtctcgagtggagaaatatcgtaatacacttgttgcagtgtaagaatctatatttctctaattttcattctattttcacatttcctgaccggtgtgagaaaaatatttctaatctcTAGTGAAAAATCTAGGCAAATGATTGGTCGAAATGTTATTGCAACGTTAAATTTACTttgtttcttctgaatttttctattgtgacatcatgaaaaaaggcgaccatgcctgatgacgtcacataaaaagtacacaactttcttctactctttgaaaaagaaggataaaaatcattagagaaacagattccaccactatAATTCgtttattatgatatttcttcactctcgacagttaaatttaaaCTATGTAAAAAGCTCGGCAAAGCCTCgagctttaaatattaaaattttattgtcccGAGTTGAGAAATATCATAACACACTTGTTGTAGTTGTGGAATCTATATATGTCGATGCTATCCAATTTCGAAGTTTATATCCCACTATCTTATAGTTATGAAGACAACAacgaaattgaaattttattcatatatttattaaaaatcagTGATGAAAGATATATGATTactatgtattttatttagttcTTTCGTGTGTTCCCAAAGTCATAACATATACGGGAGCTATAGCATGTTacatattaaaatgattaaattatATCATTCAAGAAAAAGAACATCCAAGAATAAAAACTTGatgacaacatttttttatcattaatttctTTACTTATTTCATAACTCATCAACCCACCCTTCACTGTGTACAGAGTTCTATGTCCCGAACACTTATTTCTCTAACTGTCTAAcgtttgtgctattttcacattccttgatcggtgtgagaaaaatagtTGTTTTCACAAGTGAAAAATTTGTTCTCGGCAAATTATTGGTAGAGATTTGATTGTGACGTCAAGTGTTTTTGGTTTATTGCTGAAATTTCCTATTATGACGTATTATAAAAAGGCGACTATGCTTAATGACGTCACACAAATCTTTGTGAAGGAACTTCAAGGctaaaatcattagagaaacagatttcaccactataactcgtgtattacgatatttcccCATTCTCAacagtttaatttgaattatttaaaaagcccGGTAAAGCCCCAATCacactagaccacgatcgcactacgctAACCAcgatctaaaataaaatcagatcgtggtgaggtcgcggtatgagCTGCATGAAAATGTACattttcgttgctttcacgATGTTACTACATgtacgtccttattacgcttctacaacgatcccgctacgattaTACCTCGTTCTCACCACACTTATTCTGCGACCTCGCTACGCTCATCAAGACCTTTCTACGCTCTtcacgttctcactacgaccataccatAATTAATGCGATCGCAACACGACCCTACCACGCTTCTACTGCGATTATAGCACGCTCGTCCCACGACCTTACTACGACCATACTACGCTCATACCGCGATCTTACTACGCTCTCAACAATAATGTCAGCACCAAACTCCATATGAATACTGTTTCATTCCttatttttctcatttataagaatattttacGGAAACAGCACAGACAAGCCACCAAGATCCACCAGAACTCGTAGGAGTGGCGGAAAAGGTAAAGGTAGAGGTAGAGACAGAGGGGCCTCTGATACTAACCCTGATCCCGTAGA includes these proteins:
- the LOC134688080 gene encoding toll-like receptor 4, producing the protein MTIPTNIPEDIDVLDLSENLLTVLENNSFVQFSNLKELLVSKNNINRIEKEVFYPLTKLTVLDISGNVIRNISNQVHPEMFMFSSNLYKLDIRRNMKDAKLIRTNYTYPGAAFSLLSNLTILYMDLVPYPVFGPEFESLVKLEVLGFDYCLLAAMPKDLFKHFTMKVRELHLMRCHFILRQEVHYGSLQYFKHLKVLNLADTHIHLIRALDLLHSFQNTNMDVINFQRVSYELLDNDIYPYTLVITSEMMKYLRTICVKTLNLADNGIVDFRENSLLSYDHPACFENIVLSANRFTFHIGRKMKEILTLIHNLKNIVLFDFSYNPIRFSNETYLRIPNGNTSFDYEATGCFSEGFINGPGRTIISLPPKLKILRFSHFVRQSCGDGFTVRNASSLEKLDMSYYQFQKFPDLKIEGENNLKSLNMSGIDASLYLNKKYVPPFNNVEEAFFRHVELGKSQAISKYLFTLIPSVQILDISYNSLWTLPQDAFVENTKLSELDLSNNVLHEVPVAILEIKQLRKLNLQNNNLVSISKTISDWLDSLSEKQDIILLLAGNVFSCTCENRQFISWLFNTKVHLDPDDQNISNKNYSCRLSNGEVKGTSEVYDQYHDLYSDCNAGIWLRFGISLLVTFTVIAFIFAVIFNFRWRIAYYIYRTFKTVIESKMNLKFTYDAYVAYSEDAKDWVKYDLVHKIERRWGLKLCIEDRDLLAGKSYIESIAEAIGSCRQVIFVLTPGLLDREWTQYEIERAKYEMACKHVQITVLNLGTAVQEVPAEFSSIWHRVCLIEWSDDPQSSDNPWHKLKLRLVLNR